The following proteins are co-located in the Periplaneta americana isolate PAMFEO1 chromosome 12, P.americana_PAMFEO1_priV1, whole genome shotgun sequence genome:
- the LOC138710900 gene encoding retinaldehyde-binding protein 1-like produces MAERSKSKSCDTHPEDEVNNIEDDQIRVQEAISKLRELVSEEKNLDVRMNDTFMLRYLRWSGFDAKKAFEKMVKVYKFKAKYEKHYCNVSPLAYKDLLSQNFSNMLEDRDQYGRRVIFINMGALDIESTTFEDCMGILDAWMELAMEEEESQKNGVVIFVDMAGFPMRLFRFFTPRLTVICALKEEMRPWIDFEVHIVNTSRLLDTLVSIVFPFLSDRFRRRINFHGQDWESLHKSITPEILPQEYGGRKSEINYPKLQQYLYDNEKNVHELCLLGYKKPEK; encoded by the exons ATGGCTGAAAGAAGTAAATCAAAGTCTTGTGACACTCATCCGGAAGATGAAGTTAACAATATAGAAGATGACCAGATCAGAGTTCAAGAAGCGATATCCAAATTAAGGGAACTTGTTTcag aaGAGAAGAATTTGGATGTGAGGATGAACGACACATTCATGCTGCGTTACTTAAGATGGAGTGGATTCGACGCCAAAAAAGCTTTTGAGAAA aTGGTGAAAGTGTACAAATTCAAAGCGAAGTACGAGAAACATTACTGTAATGTTAGTCCTTTGGCATATAAGGATTTATTGTCACAGAATTTCTCTAACATGCTGGAAGATCGTGATCAATACGGACGTCGAGTAATTTTCATAAACATGG GAGCTCTCGACATCGAGTCTACAACTTTCGAGGACTGTATGGGAATACTGGACGCATGGATGGAGCTAGcgatggaagaagaagaaagccAGAAGAATGGAGTAGTCATTTTTGTAGATATGGCCGGCTTTCCTATGCGCCTATTCCGATTCTTTACTCCTCGATTAACAGTTATTTGTGCACTCAAGGAAGAG ATGCGTCCATGGATTGATTTTGAAGTACACATCGTGAATACTTCCAGACTTCTGGACACATTGGTCAGCATCGTGTTTCCGTTCCTCAGCGATAGATTCAGGCGAAGG ATAAATTTCCACGGACAAGATTGGGAGTCTCTACACAAATCTATAACACCAGAAATTCTGCCTCAAGAGTATGGTGGCCGCAAATCTGAAATTAACTATCCAAAACTGCAACAGTATCTATATGACAACGAAAAAAATGTTCACG AACTTTGCTTGCTTGGATACAAGAAGCCAGAAAAATGA